A single region of the Ahaetulla prasina isolate Xishuangbanna chromosome 13, ASM2864084v1, whole genome shotgun sequence genome encodes:
- the LIPC gene encoding hepatic triacylglycerol lipase isoform X3 codes for MIIHGWSVDRRLEGWIWKLAEELKTQLPDTNVIITDWLSLAHAHYPIAVQNTRDVGQEIARFLEWLEETAQFHRSKAHLVGYSLGAHVAGFAGSSMRGNGKIGRITGLDPAGPLFEGMSPTDRLSPDDADFVDAIHTFTQQHMGLSVGIKQPVAHFDFYPNGGTFQPGCHIMHVYNHIVQYGITGLTQTVKCAHERSVHLFIDSLRYSQKQITGYWCKNMQMFDKGRCLDCRAHRCNTLGYHIQKARVPGSQKLFLKTQPQMPFKVYHYQFKIHFIHEFQEPRIDPTFTISLTGNKDDVENLSITLTEGITQNKTYTFLVPLDIDIGELMMIKLKWEGTAIWENIWDTVQTIIPWRKGDRRPGLIVTSIRVKAGETQQKMMFCSQLVDNLHLYPGHEKMFVRCEVSSQKLK; via the exons GGCTGGATTTGGAAACTGGCCGAAGAGCTCAAAACCCAACTGCCTGACACCAACGTTATCATCACCGACTGGCTCTCTCTAGCACATGCACATTACCCCATTGCAGTGCAGAATACGCGAGATGTCGGCCAAGAGATTGCTCGCTTCCTGGAATGGCTGGAG GAAACCGCGCAGTTTCACCGGAGCAAGGCTCACCTGGTGGGGTACAGCCTGGGGGCCCATGTAGCTGGTTTTGCTGGCAGCTCCATGAGAGGCAACGGGAAGATTGGCAGGATTACCG GCCTGGACCCTGCAGGCCCCCTCTTTGAAGGCATGTCCCCCACAGACCGGCTCTCACCAGACGACGCTGATTTTGTGGACGCCATCCATACCTTCACCCAGCAGCACATGGGCCTCAGTGTCGGCATCAAGCAGCCTGTGGCGCACTTCGACTTCTACCCCAACGGGGGAACTTTCCAACCTGGCTGCCACATCATGCACGTCTACAACCACATTGTGCAGTATGGAATTACAG ggCTGACCCAGACAGTGAAGTGTGCCCATGAGAGGTCGGTCCATCTATTTATTGACTCCCTGCGGTACAGCCAGAAGCAGATCACAGGCTATTGGTGCAAGAACATGCAGATGTTTGACAAGGGACGCTGCCTTGATTGCCGGGCCCACCGGTGCAACACCCTGGGCTACCACATTCAGAAGGCCAGGGTCCCTGGCAGCCAGAAGCTCTTCCTGAAGACCCAACCTCAAATGCCCTTCAAAG tTTATCACTATCAGTTTAAAATCCATTTCATCCACGAATTCCAAGAACCACGAATTGATCCAACGTTCACTATCTCGCTGACTGGCAACAAAGATGACGTGGAAAATCTCTCCATCACTTT AACGGAAGGCATCACTCAGAATAAAACCTATACTTTCCTTGTCCCTCTGGATATTGATATTGGAGAGCTGATGATGATCAAACTGAAATGGGAAGGAACGGCCATCTGGGAAAACATTTGGGACACTGTTCAAACCATCATCCCTTGGAGAAAGGGGGACCGTCGGCCAGGACTCATTGTGACATCCATTCGAGTCAAGGCAGGAGAAACTCAGCAGAA aaTGATGTTCTGTTCTCAGCTTGTGGATAATTTGCACCTCTATCCAGGTCATGAGAAAATGTTTGTGAGATGTGAAGTCAGTTCCCAAAAGCTGAAATGA